Proteins co-encoded in one Dryobates pubescens isolate bDryPub1 chromosome 4, bDryPub1.pri, whole genome shotgun sequence genomic window:
- the SOCS1 gene encoding suppressor of cytokine signaling 1, whose translation MVAHSKVSADNAVAADPRCLLDPPAPDRSQARGYHSPGRPSTVQAQSNTHFRTFRSQSDFSSITRASSLLDACGFYWGPLTVTAAHEKLKSEPEGTFLIRDSTQKNCFFAISVKTATGPTSIRINFQSGRFSLDGSKETFDCLFKLLEHYLSSPRKVLVTPLRKVRVQPLQELCRKSIVKAFGRENLNQIPLNPVLKDYLKSFPFQI comes from the coding sequence ATGGTAGCGCACAGCAAAGTGTCAGCAGATAATGCAGTTGCAGCAGACCCAAGATGTCTACTTGACCCTCCAGCACCAGATCGTTCACAGGCTCGGGGCTATCACAGCCCAGGACGGCCCAGCACTGTGCAGGCACAGAGCAACACACACTTCCGAACCTTTCGCTCACAATCGGATTTTAGTAGCATCACTCGAGCAAGCAGCCTGCTGGATGCCTGTGGCTTCTACTGGGGACCTCTGACTGTCACTGCTGCCCATGAGAAGCTGAAGTCTGAGCCCGAGGGCACCTTCCTCATCAGGGACAGCACACAAAAGAATTGCTTCTTTGCCATCAGTGTTAAGACTGCGACTGGGCCCACCAGCATCCGGATAAATTTTCAGTCTGGACGCTTCAGCCTGGATGGCAGCAAAGAGACTTTTGACTGTCTTTTTAAGCTGCTGGAACATTACCTAAGCTCCCCGAGGAAGGTATTAGTTACCCCCCTGCGCAAAGTCCgtgtgcagcccctgcaggagctctgcaggaagAGCATTGTGAAGGCTTTTGGAAGAGAGAACTTAAACCAGATCCCCCTCAATCCTGTTCTAAAGGACTATCTGAAATCCTTCCCATTTCAGATATAA